In Sphaeramia orbicularis chromosome 5, fSphaOr1.1, whole genome shotgun sequence, a genomic segment contains:
- the trnt1 gene encoding CCA tRNA nucleotidyltransferase 1, mitochondrial, which produces MWSRLLSPGLFSRTGFCVRSLYTMQLKTTEFQSLFTDGLNGLAEVFEKHQHELRIAGGAVRDLLSGKRPEDVDFATTATPDEMKHMFQTAGIRMINKKGEEHGTITARLHDENFEVTTLRVDVQTDGRHAEVEFTTDWQKDAERRDLTINSMFLGLDGTLYDYFKGYEDLKNRKVRFVGSAEQRIQEDYLRILRYFRFYGRVAPEPDDHEPETLAAIRENGHGLAGIAGERIWMELKKMVVGNHGGHLLELIYKLGLAQYIGLPPDGDVDEMMRVWQNASEHSPKPMTILSGLLHSKEEVEKMDLRLKVSKEEKTLALFLVKYRRELQKNADEPDSLKPFTDFIIDSRELDTQSKVLELLKYQGEEKLLTALSAWSIPRFPVSGHDLRRMGVTNGKEIGATLQKLRDIWKKSHYQMDKDELLSYVK; this is translated from the exons ATGTGGAGCAGACTGCTGAGTCCTGGTCTGTTTAGTAGGACAGGGTTCTGTGTGAGGAGTCTTTACACTATGCAGCTGAAAACCACTGAGTTCCAGAGTCTGTTCACGGACGGGCTGAATGGACTAGCAG AGGTCTTCGAGAAGCACCAACATGAGCTGAGGATCGCCGGAGGTGCTGTCCGTGACCTGTTGTCTGGGAAACGGCCTGAGGATGTGGACTTTGCGACCACTGCCACTCCGGATGAGATGAAGCACATGTTCCAAACTGCAGGCATCAGGATGATCAACAAAAAAGGGGAGGAACACGGAACCATTACAGCCAGA CTACACGATGAGAACTTTGAGGTGACCACGCTGCGAGTAGATGTTCAGACAGATGGACGCCACGCTGAGGTGGAATTCACCACCGACTGGCAGAAAGATGCAGAGCGCAGAGACCTCACCATCAATTCCATGTTTTTAG GTCTTGATGGAACCTTGTACGATTATTTCAAAGGATACGAAGACCTGAAGAACCGTAAAGTACGATTTGTTGGCAGCGCTGAGCAGAGGATCCAAGAGGACTATCTGAGAATATTGAGATATTTCAG GTTCTACGGCCGGGTGGCTCCGGAGCCTGACGACCATGAACCGGAGACACTGGCCGCCATCAGAGAAAACGGCCATGGACTGGCGGGCATAGCAGGGGAACGGATCTGGATGGAGTTAAAGAAGATGGTGGTTGGTAATCACGGCGGTCATCTGCTGGAGCTGATCTACAAACTGGGACTGGCCCAGTACATCG GTCTACCACCAGATGGCGACGTCGACGAGATGATGCGGGTGTGGCAGAACGCCAGCGAACATTCGCCCAAACCCATGACCATCCTGTCCGGTCTGCTCCACAgcaaggaggaggtggagaagatGGACCTGCGGCTGAAGGTCTCGAAGGAGGAGAAGACCCTGGCCCTGTTCCTGGTCAAATACAGACGGGAGCTCCAGAAGAACGCCGACGAGCCAGACAGCCTCAAACCATTCACCGACTTCATCATCGAC AGTCGGGAACTGGACACCCAAAGTAAAGTGTTGGAGCTGCTGAAGTATCAGGGGGAGGAGAAGCTGCTGACAGCGCTCTCCGCATGGTCCATTCCTCGCTTCCCCGTCAGCGGCCATGACCTCCGCAGGATGGGCGTTACCAACGGGAAGGAGATAGGAGCCACATTACAGAAACTCCGCGACATCTGGAAGAAGAGCCACTATCAGATGGACAAAGACGAACTCCTCAGCTACGTCAAGTAA
- the arl6ip5a gene encoding ADP-ribosylation factor-like 6 interacting protein 5a, with translation MFSGVFPGSFIRCQIINRKEMAKVELTPLRSWDDFFPGWERFAKPDVKDLAKWNNRVVSNLLYYQTNYLATAIVIFLVVGFLNPLEMFTAMAVVSAVFLGSIWAGDNRAAINTFKRQNPTAFIIAVMVLSYFVISLLGSVMVFMTAITLPLTLICAHASFRLRNMKNKLENKIECAGLKRSPMGLLLEALGQQEENLQKIQNFLEAKLKD, from the exons atgttttcaggtgtttttccgGGTTCTTTCATCCGCTGTCAGATTATCAACAGGAAAGAAATGGCAAAAGTTGAGCTGACACCGCTCAGATCGTGGGACGACTTTTTCCCTGGTTGGGAAAGATTCGCAAAACCAGACGTAAAAGATTTAGCGAAATGGAACAACAGGGTAGTCAGTAATCTGCTGTATTATCAGACTAACTACTTAGCAACGGCCATAGTGATTTTCCTCGTTGTTGG GTTCCTGAACCCTCTGGAGATGTTCACCGCCATGGCCGTGGTGTCAGCCGTCTTCCTGGGTTCGATTTGGGCCGGAGACAACCGAGCCGCCATCAACACCTTCAAGAGGCAGAACCCCACGGCCTTCATCATCGCCGTCATGGTCCTCAGCTACTTTGTGATCTCTCTGCTGGGCAGCGTCATGGTCTTCATGACAGCGATCACCTTACCCCTGACCC TGATATGTGCACACGCTTCCTTTCGCCTCCGCAACATGAAGAACAAACTGGAGAATAAGATCGAATGCGCCGGTTTGAAGCGTTCGCCCATGGGCCTGTTACTGGAGGCTCTGGGGCAACAGGAGGAGAACCTGCAGAAGATCCAGAACTTTTTGGAGGCAAAGCTCAAAGACTGA